The region GTCCTAGAACAGATGCGTGGAATCTCGGAATCTCGCGATCGCGCTCCGCCGATGAAGAAAGGGACCCACGTGGGGAAAGGAGCCAAGTTGTTTTGCCTCTCCTTTTCGACGAAGCGTGATATCGGTACCCGAGACATTTTCGTCAGTTTCTTGAGTGAGGGACATGATGAAAGTCATTGCCACTTTTCGGTTGCCGTGTATCGTTATCTCTCTCAATCATGACGATCCGGTCAATATATCTTTTGCAAATATGCCGAGGAAAAGCAAACAAGAAACAAAGAGCAACCCGCCACGAAGCAAACGGCCCACGGGGTCCCCCTCGCTTCGATGTCCCCTAGCCTCCAATGCTCCGGCCCAGTCCAGAGTGATCCAAGATCTTGGGACTATCGGACAGTGTCCAATCTGATGGGAACGTGCAGCTATTTGTGGTCTGCACTAGGCCAAGAAAACAATAGCCCCGGGCCGTAGATTTTTCTGGGAGCACCAGGGGGCTAAGACAGGTCTCGGTCCGGCCCCCTCGCTGTCTCTCGGTACGAGGTCCGAGATTGCCAAGCAAAATGTCGGCCCCACTCGGCCGGAGATTCGCCGTCCACCCACTCTGCTCCGGGGTGTGAGCCCACTGGACTCCGCTCCGCTCTTTCAGCTTCCGTTGTGTTGCGCCTGCCCTTTGCGATTGTCCCTGATCAGCCCATGCAAGCCACCCAGGCTGCAAGCCAGCCTCACGACGGGCTTTCTTCAGCTGTCTGCATtccttccaggttgttgggCCTCCCTACGGTATGTGGGGCACTGTAGGCCCAACGAATATCAGCAAGCCACTGCCGCCTGCATTCGAACTGGAGTCCATCGTTCGGGACCGACGACGATCAAGTCACTTCTGACAACCTCAAACACCGAGCCAATCGTATCTCAGCTCTCTTTCTGCACCCACCTTGTCTcacttctctctttttcaACCTGTCGTCTCTTGCGTGTAAAacactccccccacccccacgaACCATGGGCAGCACATCTGATGATCCCCCAATgacatccaccaccaacaccaccaacggcAATGCTACCGCCTCTTCCCCCAAAGGCACCAACTCCTCAGAAGAACAATCCCGCAAAAATGAAGAATACATCCCCTACTGGAACGTAAACgtccccccccacctccgcaCCCAAACCTGCCCCTcctacctcctcaacctcaacccaaaAGACCTCTCCATAATCTCCACCCCCGACTCCCACTACGAAATCGAATCCTGGCCCACGGTCCTCTCCAAGATCCGGTCGTACCGCCCCGACCTCTTCCAGCGCATCCCCTCGGACCTCCGCCGCTACCACGAGTTTTGTTATAATATCAAGCAGCAGTACGGCTCCGTCATGAACTTTATCCTCTCGCAGCGTCTCGGTTGGGAacaccccatcatccccaaggGTGACGAGCCGTTTGAgtgtgaggaggatgtcaagaTACTCCGGAATGACTGGCCGTATGGTATAGATGGCAAGATTGTCCATCTGGTGGTGTGGGTCAAGTTTGAGCTCGAGGCcgagggggaaaagggggattTGACGGAGAAAGAGAcaaaggtggtgggggagtgggtgaggaagaagtttgtggtggaggggggcttggaggaggggagggttgtttGGTTCAGGAATTGGACCTGTTTGAAGTCTGTCAAGAGTGTGGAGCATTTTCATATCATGCTGTTTGATCCAGACAAAGagttggtggatgggttgaCGGGGGGGGATGTGCCGCTTTGTGAGAGGGTCAAGTTGAGTATATGAGAGAGGGTTGGTCAAGTTTTtgagaggaggtgggggtgtATGAGTAGGAGGTATACAGTACTCCTACTCAGTGGGGGCAACAGGACAGCATGTGTGAGGTTGGACAGACAGAGGCAGGGTTTACCTAATTTTTAGTATTCGATATCATCATTTCCTTTGGGGTTTTAGAAGGGGGGAGCCGCTAGACGACCTTGAGAATGGGACACTTTGAATTTCGGTGTTGAGGTGTAAGATAGAGAGGGAGGCTCAAATAGACTGGAGGCAACTGCTTCAAGCAATGCTAGATGAACACTTTGATGCCGTACAGCAAATCACCTATAATAATCCTTCACCActctcctcacctccacaaccGGACACTCGGCCAACGGAACCGCAATCGGCTTCTCGATTTTTACTCTGACGGTGTAATCCTCCCCATTGacaaaaacctcctccaccttgtcAATCAAGTGCGCCCCCAACGCTTCCAACGTCTCGAATGATGACTCCCCCAGCGCCTATTTCACTCAGTCAGCATTTCTATCCcatccccttttctttttttgcttcATTTTTCACTCACCTTCACAACCGCCTTTTCAACCCCGACATACCTATCCCCCCTCACCTTGATCCCCTCAATCCCCACCGTAACAACCAACATCTGCCTCGCCTCCCGCTCGTTAGGGTTAACCCCGACCAACGTCGGCACTCCGAGTCTGGTGATCTCCATCCCTAGCGCGCGGGCGGTCATTTTTCCCGTGTTGTCAAACCCCGCGCTTGCGGTGAGACTCACACCCTCGCCGAGCAAGCTCGCTTTTGGGAGCGTCAGCTTCACACCCAGAAACCCGATCCTATCTAaactcccccccaaaaaagggGTTCTGTCCCCCTTGACACCATCGATAGACAACCCAGTGAGATGAACGAATATCTGGTTCAGCACCGAGATCGCatccccctcgtcctcctctggAGAAGAAATGGCGGCTGCAGAATTAGGGCCGAAGTAAGTCTCTACAATGTCGAGGAGTGCCTTTGATAAATTGCCGTAGTGGATCGTGTCCTCGCCAAGCTTGTCGGTTGCGGAGGCGGTTTcaaagggggaggtgaaacTGATCTCTgccgagaggaggaggggttgggggcggagggggcgGTCCCAGGCGTCTGTGGCTGCGCGGAGGAGGGTGCTGGATAGGTTCTTGACTGAgactgctgctgggaggaggtcggcggtggtgagggagcggagggcgggggttgggaggagggggatggatgtgggggttttttttttttttttggggggtgaaGGTGGGTGAGAAAGATATGGTGCTAgttggtggggggtggtgaaagTACTTTAACGAAACAGTGACTGAGTGGGTTGTTAAGAGGTGTGAGTTGAGGTGAGTGAGGGCGAGACGTTGTGGTGTTGCGGGGTACCTATCTCTGTAATTGTGAGTCGAGCGAATTCAGAGGGTTTATCAGAGAAAACTTACCTTGAAAATAATCTCAGGGCCGATGTGACGAAAGAGAACCTGAATGACACAACTTTCAAGTCTTCGTCAAAATGGAAGGTGAGAAAATCGTATGACGCAGTCTTGTCAAAGTGGAGGGGTGTGGAAGAGTGAGTGAGGGTGAGAGAGGATGGATGGAGGGGTCGTCGCTGATAAGAGAAATCCCCTGAATGGCGATAAGAACACCATTTATGGTTCAACACCAGCTCTCTTTCCACAACCTGAACCCTCTTTTGGTATGAAGAGCGCAATTTTACTTTGTTTTCTCATTTGGATGTAGGCATTCGAGCGGAACACGAGTGTCAATACCACTGTTCGTGAGAAGAAGCCTAATTCTATTCCGCATGTCATAAGAGCAAATATCATCAACGCCCACCCAAACCCTCAACCGACTACGATCATACCCACATTCGGCCGTGAAATTCGAAAGATGAAACAAGAATAAGATAAACCCAGACAATACTATTCCGCTATCATTCAAGACCCCAAATGAACTAACCACCTCATGAGAAGAGAACACAAAAAGGGGTATATACTTCAACAAGCCATCCCACCAAATCCAGCTCCATGACCAAGCAGATACACCAAAAACCTAAAACATTTCGGTACAAAACTGGGTATCTCGTACTCAATCAAATCCCAACCAAATGACTTTTTTCTTTCGTAATCATCAAAATCAACAAACACTAGCAAACCTCAATGAACGAAAACAACATCACTGAGGGTGGTAAAACGGTCCCTGGGGTTGGTGTGGCGAATGAGAAAACGGTGACACTGAACCCTGGGGTGTAAACTGATGTTCAGGCCCAGTCGCATGAATATCAAGCATGTTACCCCCATACCCCATCTGGACCCCCGCGCTGGGATCTTGCAGCCCCAGAGCGTTCATCGACATGGTTGGCATGGCGGGAAAGGGCTCTATCTCTGGAGTAGACACATAATTGTTTGGCGGCGTTGACATGTAAGGGCTTGTTGTGACGGGAAGTCCGCCGCCAAAGGCGGGCGTGTTGAGGCTAGTGAAGCCAGTGACGGGGTGGTGTCCGACCGGTTGCATGTTGAGATTGGTCTGACCCATGCTCTGAGCGAGATCACCAAAATCgctgtggtgttgagggtaaaactgttgttgctgaggtaTAGCGTGATGGTAGACAAACTGGCCAGGGAGCGGCGCATTCGTATATACTGGCATTGGGCCTTGTTGACGGACCATTGGCCCCTGGCCAACCGGAGATCGATCCCACTGGGTTTGGGTGTTGAATGTGGGAGGAAACTGCCGCGGTGGCGGATCTTGGACAGGACTGATGATGGTATCCTCGTCGAGATCCTTCTTGGCTACCAGCTTGAGAATCGGCAAGCTGATCTGCTCCATGTGCTTGGCCAAGTGGACAGTCAACTTCTTCCAGGTCGGGAACGTCTTGCCACAGAAGCGGCATGGTTCTTGTTGAGGCAAAGCAGTGGTCTCTTTGTGACAAGCCTCGACTCTTTGCCAGGTGGGGTCGTTACCACCTGCCCGCTTGATGGCCGCCTTGGTCTTCACCTTGGGCTCAGCAAACTTGTGCTCGCGAACCAAGTGTTGAAGGAAGTTGTCACGGCGGTAGCAGATATGACGGCAGTCCTCAACGTCGCACGTCCACCACTCCAGGTGCCGATGACCTTCGTTCTCGTGGCGGACCCAGTCTGCCTTTCTCTTGAAGATTTTGGGGTCTCTGCATCGGTCCCAGGTGCAGGTAAACGGCTGGACATCTTCATGGACATGTTTGGTCCAGTCAGAAGGCTTCTGGAATTTCTTTGACGTGAAACACAGCTGACACTCAAACTCGGCAGGCAGTGTGCTGGTAGGAGGCATGGGGATGTCTTGAGGGAAGCTCTCCTGATTGATCGCGCCCTCTAGCGGCGTGATTTCTCCATCCGAACCGTCAAACCTGGCAGATAGGGGGTCGGTACCGCCGGCGTTGAGGATATTGGCACTGCCTCCGAGTGCAATGCACATGCTACCGCAGTTGCAGTTTTGTGCTTTGACAGCCTGGATGTGCTTTACCCGAGAGTTGAGGAGGCCCTTGTACCGGATGATCTGCTGGTGGGCGATACGTTCGACCAGATAGGCGTTGACGGTACTCAGTTGAGGATTCAACTTGAGAACGTGGTCCTTGAAGCCCGCCATGTTGGGGGTGATGTCATCAATGAGCTTGGTTGACTCCGTCTTGTCGCCTTCTTCAAAtccgtcatcttcctcgtcatcatcgtcatccaaATCACCAGCATTCGACTTGGCATTCCCAAGGTTGGAAACCGGCGGCCCACCGGTCATCTTCCACATGTCGACAATGCCAGGCGGTTGGTTCTCTGACTTGCTTCTCAATCGGTTCATCAAGGGCTTCTTGACGCTCAGCGTGCTCGGGCTCCTCACGACTGGAGAGTGGACAGGAGTGGCGCTGAGGGAGCCGGATCGGGCATGTGTGGTCCCAATGGCTGCCACACTTCCCCCCATGGCAACAAGCGCCGTGTTGATGCTTGGAACACTGTTCTTTCTGTTCCATGGGGTGGGGCTTGGTGGTGCGAGCTTCACCTGGCTGTCTCTTCGCTCAAAAGATGTGTCGGTTCCCCCAGAGCTTGCATCATCGTTTTCAACGCCACGAGACCGCTTGCTATTGTTGACACTTGGTTTCCGGGTGAGCTTGTCGCGCATGACCCCAATGATGCTCGGTCGTCGACTGTTATCACCTCGGCTCAGCGAGAGCTTCTTGAAGAGGTTTGTGGTCGCCTGCACATCATAATCAAAGATGCTAGGTAAACTGCGACGTCGTGTTCCCCATGTTGCTGCTCGAGATACAACCGACTCGTTATCGCACATCCGCGTATATCTCGCAATAGCGGCTTGAGCGGTCTCGGGCTGGTGCCGAGTGGAAGAAATGGACGATACCATGGGTCCATCAGCCCAGTTGCGATTCTGTCGAATGAAATCGACATCCTCTTCCGTCAAACCACCCGCGGCGTTCTCGTTGTAGTACGTTTGGCCAGGTTTTAGCACATTCTGCGTCTCTGATACTTCAATCTCGCGATCGGGAACATTGGTGTTGGCATCCTGAGGCATGACAGGCACGAACTCTGAAGGTGTTGTTCGGGCAGTATGCTTCTGCAGCCAACTGTCAACCCTTCTGTTTTGCTGTTCCCGGTCACGATCTGAAGCCAGCTCATTCATGCTCGGGACCTCGACGTTTGGTCGACGAGCTGGGTCCAAACCGCTCGGGCCTGTGGATTGATTCGCCCATCGGCCCGAGAGATCACGGACAGTGGGAGATGGCTCGGCCTCATGCACTGCCTGTTGGCTGGTGTTGAACTCATATGACCCGACATTGTTGTCTTGTTCCCAATGGGAGACTGTGACTCGCGGACTATGACTATGCATAATGGGAGCTGCTGGGGCAAGGCCGCTGTCGCTTGACTCCTCACTGTTGCTTGTCCTTGGAGTCAAGTCGACAGAAGACGACTGTGCTGTAAGTGAGAGCTCGTGCGGCCCAATCGATGGCTGAGACAGGTCAGGAAATGTTGCAAACTCGCTTTTCCCGTCTGCCTGGGGTGAAGCCGTGGATAGTGAAGGGGTCTTGTCGGGACTCAGAGGAAAGGTGACCGCGCCAGCCTGTGGCACATGTTGCGAGCTAGTCGAAATGTTGGACTGAGATGTCTGTTGGTCGACAAGAAACGAATCCAAACTATCGTCCACCAAGAAAGAAGGGGAGCCGCCAATGCTATTGAAGCTCGCGCCAAAGAAGGGATCGTCAACTTCGCTGAATTCGCTCGACTGGTAGTGAACACTGAGGGTGGACTCGGACTCGGCAGGGGTGTTGACGTTtagggagggcgaggagtaCTGCTGTTGGGGCGATGGGTATGCAGAGAGATCGCTGTTCTTACTTGGCGTCGACGGGGCGCCTTGAAGTTGATATTGCTGGAGGTgaagttgttgttgcggttgctgttgtggttgctggtgaggTCTGCGGGGTTCATCAATCCGGTCCCGGCGGCGTGTGGTGGTGTCAGGGACGGATGAGGGGTATATGGTGTGAATCGAAGACATATTTGCGGACGGCGGGTAGGAAAGTCCAGGGTGATATATTATACGATGAGATCTGGGGGCGTTGTCTTGTCTATGAAGGGGGAAGAGCCGGTGGAGCTCCCGATATCTTGGTCGAGAGGTGGGGAGTCAATGACCCTAGGCGGCATACATGGTCCTGCGGCTGCGCAACGGGAGTGTTGTGTCGGGTGTCACTGTCTTTGCCAGCTACAAATGCGCCAACCACGGTCCGAATTCCGCTTGGAAGTGCTATGGAAGGTcgcagcagaagcaggaATGTGGTTCAGGAGAAATCAAGTGATCGGCGTGTCGAGAGCAGGAGGATTGAAAGAGAAGAGTTGgagtgctgctgttgctggcgcGCGCACTGCTAGATGAGGCACGCCGCACCTGTTCCTTGGGCCAGTGGCCCGCTGACAGGGGTGATAATTGGGGGCGAGGCGCAGGGCGACGGCTGCGGTTCCGAGCCTGGACTGAGCCAAGCGCTTAAAATGCTtgtggaaaggaaaggggggggatgcAAAGATACCAACGGTCAAGAGGTTGAGATGATCAATCTTTGATGGAAAACACCAGATATCAAGGTATAACAGAATGGTGAGGTTGTGTAGAGATAAAGCTGAGAAGGCGGGAGGCAGCCAAAAACATGGATTAAGGCAAAGATGGATAATGATAGACCGAATTGATCAGTCAGCTGCATCTATGGGCGGGCAACCTGCAGAAATGGTGGTAacataaaaaaaaaaaaaaaaaaaaaaaaaggagtgATGGAAAGGTGACTGAGGGGTTGCAGAATTCAGTGTGGCTACTCAGACACGATATTGAAAGCCGAAGGGGGCAAGATGGATGAATTGGCTTCTGTCATCCAGAGTCAAGCCACAGCACAGGCACAAGAGAGAACGCCGACTGTTCCGCCTCTTGGGGGGCAACAGTGTGCAACAAGCAACGCCCAAGACAGATAATGATGGGTAATCGCCAATGTCGCTCATGGATACGATTCGAGAAGGTCCCTGGTTAGCACTGTAGAGAATGCTGCGATTCGCAGACGACATGAGGCAGTGCCTCTCCCTTGCCGATGGGCAGAATTGGCAGACCCAAGAGGCAGAATTACCCCGCGCTGGGGTTTTCTGTGGTGAGGCTCGAACAGGAAGCTTGTCCCCACCCCACCTTCGCGCTACTGACAAGGCATCCACTGCACGGCGAGCGGTAGGCGCACAGCCACCCTGGACGTGGCATAGAAATGCAGGAAAGAAGAGGGCAAGGCATTTTGAGAGTAACGCAAGGAGTCTCCCTAGTTTCAAACTCGCCAGTTCGGCGCCCTGTTATTGAGACCCCTCACACAGCATCTGTCGATTTAAAAGAATCTCAAGATTCTCGGCAACAACCCGTCAAAAAGTGCTTGTCTTT is a window of Podospora pseudopauciseta strain CBS 411.78 chromosome 1, whole genome shotgun sequence DNA encoding:
- a CDS encoding hypothetical protein (COG:S; EggNog:ENOG503P1FY), coding for MGSTSDDPPMTSTTNTTNGNATASSPKGTNSSEEQSRKNEEYIPYWNVNVPPHLRTQTCPSYLLNLNPKDLSIISTPDSHYEIESWPTVLSKIRSYRPDLFQRIPSDLRRYHEFCYNIKQQYGSVMNFILSQRLGWEHPIIPKGDEPFECEEDVKILRNDWPYGIDGKIVHLVVWVKFELEAEGEKGDLTEKETKVVGEWVRKKFVVEGGLEEGRVVWFRNWTCLKSVKSVEHFHIMLFDPDKELVDGLTGGDVPLCERVKLSI
- a CDS encoding hypothetical protein (COG:S; EggNog:ENOG503NZR7), translating into MSSIHTIYPSSVPDTTTRRRDRIDEPRRPHQQPQQQPQQQLHLQQYQLQGAPSTPSKNSDLSAYPSPQQQYSSPSLNVNTPAESESTLSVHYQSSEFSEVDDPFFGASFNSIGGSPSFLVDDSLDSFLVDQQTSQSNISTSSQHVPQAGAVTFPLSPDKTPSLSTASPQADGKSEFATFPDLSQPSIGPHELSLTAQSSSVDLTPRTSNSEESSDSGLAPAAPIMHSHSPRVTVSHWEQDNNVGSYEFNTSQQAVHEAEPSPTVRDLSGRWANQSTGPSGLDPARRPNVEVPSMNELASDRDREQQNRRVDSWLQKHTARTTPSEFVPVMPQDANTNVPDREIEVSETQNVLKPGQTYYNENAAGGLTEEDVDFIRQNRNWADGPMVSSISSTRHQPETAQAAIARYTRMCDNESVVSRAATWGTRRRSLPSIFDYDVQATTNLFKKLSLSRGDNSRRPSIIGVMRDKLTRKPSVNNSKRSRGVENDDASSGGTDTSFERRDSQVKLAPPSPTPWNRKNSVPSINTALVAMGGSVAAIGTTHARSGSLSATPVHSPVVRSPSTLSVKKPLMNRLRSKSENQPPGIVDMWKMTGGPPVSNLGNAKSNAGDLDDDDDEEDDGFEEGDKTESTKLIDDITPNMAGFKDHVLKLNPQLSTVNAYLVERIAHQQIIRYKGLLNSRVKHIQAVKAQNCNCGSMCIALGGSANILNAGGTDPLSARFDGSDGEITPLEGAINQESFPQDIPMPPTSTLPAEFECQLCFTSKKFQKPSDWTKHVHEDVQPFTCTWDRCRDPKIFKRKADWVRHENEGHRHLEWWTCDVEDCRHICYRRDNFLQHLVREHKFAEPKVKTKAAIKRAGGNDPTWQRVEACHKETTALPQQEPCRFCGKTFPTWKKLTVHLAKHMEQISLPILKLVAKKDLDEDTIISPVQDPPPRQFPPTFNTQTQWDRSPVGQGPMVRQQGPMPVYTNAPLPGQFVYHHAIPQQQQFYPQHHSDFGDLAQSMGQTNLNMQPVGHHPVTGFTSLNTPAFGGGLPVTTSPYMSTPPNNYVSTPEIEPFPAMPTMSMNALGLQDPSAGVQMGYGGNMLDIHATGPEHQFTPQAAVSVKNLSSTLLRAATDAWDRPLRPQPLLLSAEISFTSPFETASATDKLGEDTIHYGNLSKALLDIVETYFGPNSAAAISSPEEDEGDAISVLNQIFVHLTGLSIDGVKGDRTPFLGGSLDRIGFLGVKLTLPKASLLGEGVSLTASAGFDNTGKMTARALGMEITRLGVPTLVGVNPNEREARQMLVVTVGIEGIKVRGDRYVGVEKAVVKALGESSFETLEALGAHLIDKVEEVFVNGEDYTVRVKIEKPIAVPLAECPVVEVRRVVKDYYR